TGTTTTTCTTCTGAACAAAAACGTCCTTCTGTTCGAGAAAGCTGAAATACCGGTTCAAACACTCGAAGAGGTCTTCACACTCTTTGAAGTCACCGTACTTGTGGATTCTGTAAACTGCGACGTCGATCGGTTCTTCACGTTCAAAGTAGAGGTACAACGTTCCCCTGTTAACTTCCTCAAGTAGCGAGAAGTACGCATCGTGGAGGTTCCGGAAATCTTCACACGAGAGGCTCACAACCGGAACATCGTCAATATCAGCCCTGAAGAGTAGCTCCTCAGCGCTCGTGCGGGAAAAACCTTGAACGATACCAATCAGCGCTTCGGATAACTTTTTGGTTCCGGTACTTAAAAGTGCTTTTCTAAACGTTTCGGCATCTCTTAACTCTTCAGGAAAGAGTTTCTCCGAGGGGAACTCCTTGTAGGCTTCTCCAGGAAATATGTCTCGGAATCTTGTTTTTACCCTCCTGTACGCTTCCAGGATCGTTCCGTTCTCGACAAGGATGCAATTCGAGTGCTTTCCCATGATGTCCACGTAAATTTCGTAGTTGTGTAAACGACCGAGCTCGTCGATCTTGGATACAACGAGTTTCGCGGTTCGTTCATAACCTTTGGATGTGAACTCGACTACTCTTCCTCCCCTCGTACGGTTTCTGAGGAGTTCGACTAGGCTGTGTTTTTCCGTGTTCATCGGCAAATGTTCCGTCCAGGAGATGTATGAAAAATTCGGATGCATCGAGATTTTGAGATCCCCGTCGTCAAACGAGAAGAATAAAATTTGATGGTATAGGTAGACGTTTCGCAGACTCTGTCCCAAGATCTTTTCACGGATCTTTTGGACGGTAACGTTCATGAGAAAACCATCGAAGGGCATGCGGTTAGACCACCTTCTTCGATAAATCCAGGATCACCAAGGAAAGACTGAGTACCGAGAGAATAAGGTACAGGTAACTTAAAGAGAGCACCGAGAGCAAGATGGATGCACCGAGGACTGTCAAAAAAACGGACAATAATCTGCTTGCAACCTTCTCCTGTTCTTCAGTAACCACCCTCGTTAGGTAGAATGCAATGCGTTCGGCACGCGTGGGCAAGAAATGCAGTTCGGATCGTCGACAGTACAGCCCCAGAAGCCCGGAGGACAGTACAATCGTTAGAAAGAGGGATACCAACACCTTTTCCGAAAACGATACGTACGATAAAATCATCAAAACAGACACTACAGCAGGTAAATAGATGGTGCGATCCTTGAAACTCAACTTCCACCTCTCCGGTAGATAGTACACCGTGGTGAAGGCCAGGAAACTCACGGTAACCGTGGTATAAGCCAAAGTGCTTGGTAAAGCTTTGGAGTTCCAAATATAAACCGTGTAAATCTCCTGGAGCAGGAAGAACGAAAAGGCTAACGAGAAGCGTGCATCCGCTTTTGAAATTGCAAACTTCAAAGATGGAAACTTACGCTCGATACCGAAATATCTCTGATATACTTCGAGTCTCTCCGAGGTTGACATTTTGACCTTGAATCTCTTGTCCTCGACTACGAAAAAGGCCACCGTGATTGCCGATGTCAGCAACAAGATTGCACCTGTGACGATCACGTCTCTTGATGAATCGGAACCGAAAGTTGAGGTTAAGAGTCCTGTGAACGTTCCAAGAAATGCAGAGAACGGGAACAGAAACTTCAATTTTGGATCATTAAAATTCTGCTTGTCGCTTGCAAGTCCGACAAGACTCATCGTGTAACCGAAAATTGAGAAGTTGAAGAGTATCAAGTAGAGTACCTTTCGCAGGGTCAGTTCGGATACGACGGATACGGCAGTCAGGGGAAGCGATACGGACGATAGAATGCCGAATAAGAAAAGATAAGGTGTCCACCTTCCTATCGCTGTTCTGGTAATTTCAAGTAAATAACCAACAAACCTTTTGAGATGAACGAAGAAGATATATTCCGAGAGTGAGAAAAAAACGATCAGCCAAGGAAATTTCGATCGTCCAAGCAACTGAGATGGTACGTTGACGGAAAATACGGTAAGGACAAAGTGTAACGCCGAAAATCCAAAGAGTATCAGCACTAAGTCCTTCACATATCCAACCCTGCTCCGTTTGTACTTTTCGTAAAAAACTTCCCACCTGGACATTTTTGACCTCCCCAAATTCGAGGGTACACACTTACCTGTACCTCTCACCTGTACCTTTCAACCGTAAATCTGAAGATCTCAAAATTGTCGTCAAAAATCCCCGCTTTGAGCTTAGCTATCCTGATCTGCTCTTCCACCGTGTCCACACCTTCGATGTCTGGCAACAGTAGTCCCCTACGCCAACCCTTCTGGACGATTATACCGTACTTTTTTGGATCGAGCTCATCGATACTTCTCACGGGTTCGTACGGACTGAGAACGTCAACGTTGACAACGATATCGTCCAGCTCATCGGGACTAACCGGAGGAAACCGTGGGTCGCGTGTGGCTGCTGCTATAGCGTTATCACGAATCTCCAGCGCGAGGTTCTCACGTACCGGTTCAAAAGTACCAATGCATCCTCGCAGACTTCCGTCGAGTTTGTGCAGCGTGACGAAGGCACCTGCTCGTCTTTCAAAGAGTTCCTTAGGAAGCTGGTTGTGAGGTTCAATAATCCTACGATACCTTACGTAGTTTTCTATCACCTCGATCGCCCAGCGCACGAATGGATGTTCTCCCCTCATCTTCCCCGCCCCCTTGTTCAGGTTTCCAAATTTTTGCGTCAACAAGTGCTTTGTCATTGCTCAGCGTTTCTCCTGTCGTTTGAGAAGGTCTATCACCAGCATAACCTCGCCAACACCCGCACCGAGTTTCTTAGCGATGTCGACCGGCTCCAAACCGTTGAGATAAAGCTTGTAGACCTTTTCTTCAAAGCTCTCCGATTCTACGGAGTTGAAATCACCTTCCAAAACGTTTTCAAGAGCCTTTTTCTCGGTTTCGGTGGTGGTTTTCTGTGCTTGAACGTTGGAGGACATTATCTTCTGGTTTCCAGATTCGTTCTTAACTGTGAGTACAGGATGGATGGTTTCGCTTGTTTTTGCAACAACAGTTTCACTGATACTCCGTCCAATGCGTTCCTCGGATTCTAAGAGCAGTGCGGAAAACTCGATGTACTTTTCGTTAAGTGCTTTTATAACATCTCGAACCTCTTCTAGCTTTTTCTCAAGTAACTCGATTTTCGAATCGACGAATATCCTGACCTTTCCCATCAGCTCAACCAATCTTTCCTCTTCCTCGGAAAGGTCTGGTTTTTCGTACTTCGATCTTTGGACCTGGAAAATGAAAACTATCCATGCAAAAAGCAATGCGGAGGATGTTGAGAGGAGGACAAACCAATCCAGAACGCTCATTTTTCTGCCCCTTTCCCGAAAACGATGTCTGGAAAGTACAGCATATCACTTTCCTCCCAGATCAATACATTTCGATTCACACTCGTCGGTGTTGGGTCAACGAACTCAAGCTTTGCCTCCCTGGGAATTCGGACCTTAAGTTGTGAGTTGGCCAGATTCGACAACTTCATCTTTCCAAGTCCAGCTTGGAACTTTCCATCCGAACGCTTGTGCACCAGCCCCGACAAAGTAACCCTCTCTGTGATTTCGAGGAGTGTGTCACGTGATGTCACCGTGGATTCGACATCCACCACTCTCACCGTTTTACCAATCTCCTTGGAAATTGTCGAAAAGTAATCCTCGAAAGTTTTCCTGGAATTTTGGTTGTAATTCTTCAAAAAGTCGTCCCGCTTTTTCACGTCTTTGAATCTTAGACCGCTGAAAGTGGTCATAGTCGCAACGTCCGAAAAATCCATGACAATCTCCGTGTTATAATACTCTATCGAAAAGTTCCGCTTAACGAAAAACAGTGAGACGAAATCGATAAGTAGGAAAAAGACGAGCACGAATATCAGTACGTAAAACAGTGTCCTGTTATTCACAAGAATCAGTCCTTTCTTGGTGCCGCACGGTTCTTCCGTGTGGTTGACTTACCCACAAGTTTAATATCCTCAACCAACTTGGCCACGCAGTATATGATAATGAGGAATTCGAAGCGTCCAGTGAACATTCCCAACGTTAGCGTCCACATAGCGGTTAGCGGCATGTTCGGTGAGGTAACACCCGCCGATAAGCCTACACCGTCCATAGCCGATGCGAACTCGAACATCGAACTGACCATATCGTACCCATGTAACATGAGTATGGTTGAACCGATAATGAAGGTCAGTATGTAGAGTGAAAGTACAAGTAGCGCTTCCCTGACGTTTTCAACGGAAAATTCCATTTGCTGTTCACCTTTGAACAGAATTATCTTTCTGATAGCCCCGCGGGGTAAGAGGAAGTTCTTAATCGCGTCCCTAATCGCGTTCACAATCACCCACAACCTGAATTGTTTAACACCACCGGAAGTCGAATCCATTCCTCCTCCCTCGATCATAAAGACGATAAGAAGGAAGATGAACGGAGAAAACGATAACCAACGTTTCTCGTTCAACGGCAGAGTTTGGAATCCGGTTCCGGTTATCGCTGAAACTAGTTGGAAAGTCACGTGTCGAAAAGCACTTCCGAGGTTCTTAAAGTAGCGTCCTGTCCCGTAAAGAGAAAGCACCACGCTACCAACCGTTATGGACACCACCATTAGCCAAGGTTCACCGTTTCTTAACACCGCCCTCCAGTTTCCCTTCCAGAAGGCATAGTGCACACCAAAGCCTGTGGCGCCCAGGAACATTAAAACAATAATCACAATCTCAGCGGCCAGGTTGTTGAATTCCCCAACACTTCCGTTCCGCGTTGAGAACCCACCCGTTGCGAGTGCCGTCATCGTATGGTTCAACGCATCAAACATGCTAAGTCCTACAAGTCTCAACGCGATCGTACCAGCTAACGTGTAGGCAAAGTAGATGAGAATTATGATCTGTGCGGACCGACGTATGTTCGGTACCAGGTTATCCATCCTACCTTCGGCCTTGTAAAATCCAAGTCCCTTAGGACCGATAACCATCGCGAGCATCAAGAGTGCGAATCCCGCACCACCAACGTACTGCGTAAGTGAGCGCCAAAAGAGGATTAGTCTTGACACCTTAGTCACGTCACTGTACATTGTCAGACCGGTTGTTGTAAGTCCACTGACTGATTCGAAGATCGCCTGTGAGAACGTCAAACCTCCGACGGTTAGGTGTGGAATCGATGCGAGGAATGCGATCAACAACCAGGAAAAGACGGTTAGTACCGCTCCGTCTTTGTAGTTTATCGTTCCTATATCTTCTTCACGCACAAGTCTACCAAGCGCGTAAAGTATAACACAGATGGACGCAGTCAATACAAACCCGTAGACGTTAGTCACCTCTTCGGGATAAAAAAAACATAGTACAACAGGAAACAATGCGATGGCTGAGAATTGTAAAGCCAGTATAGAGAAAGCTTTGTAAATCTTCAAATACCGCCTTAGCAACAACCACCCCTCCAAGATGTAAGCTTTATTCAGAAAAGTGTGAAAGAACTTCCATTTCCCGTCCGACCTTGCAGATGACGATCAAATCATCGCCGGGCTCCAGTACGGTGTCCCCTTTGGGGATTATGTACTGATCCTTTCGAACTATTCCCGCTATCAAAACATCTTCCGGTAGATCTAACCGGCTGATGGGTAGCCGTGCGTAGCGGGAGCCCCAGTCTATGGAGACCCTCACCACGGTAGCTCCCTTGTCGGTAGTTTCACTTTCCAGTTCCGAAACAACCTGGTTTCCGAATAGAAGAGGTTCTATGTTTCTCATTATCAGGTCGGTAACCTTGAGTGTCCTTATACCAAACCGTGCAAAGATGTCCTCGTTTTCAGAGTTGTTGAGCAATGTGACCACGTGCCGTACACCGTAGTATTCCTGGACAAGCCTGGCTATGAAGAAATTCTTTCGGTCGCGCTCGGTCAAAAGTACGATTATGTCATCCGGACCTATCTCGATCTCATCGAGAGTCTTTTTTGAAGAGCCGTCACCATGTACTATCACCGCGTTGAGTGTACGACTGTACTCGTTGCATAGCGCTTCATCCTTGTTGACAAAGTAAACGTTGTAACCTTCGGCTATCAACTTTTTTGCGAGGAAGTACGGTACACGTTCTCCACCGATGATTACAATCTTCATTTACTACCACCAACCACGTGTTCAACACCTTCCAAAATGCTGTGTTCAAAGCTTTCAATGGCCAAGGAAACCGGAGAAATCACCCTGATACCGGTGCGTTCGAAGAGCGGAACGTTCTCCCTGTCGTTTACCAACGATATGATGTTCGGGATTCCAAATATTTTCGCTCCCACGACGGAAACGAAATAGTTCGTCGCATCGTCTTCGGTCGTGACGATCAACAAATCTGCCTTTCCAGCTTTCGCACGTTCAAGGATTTCACGCTCCGTTGCATCGCCAACAACAGTGAACCCACCGTAATCTTCCGGGAGTTTCTCGAAACTTTCCGGGTTTTTATCTATCAGCGTCACATTGAAACCTATGCTCGAGAGTCTGGTTGCCAGCTCCAGACCTATCTTCCCACAACCGACAACGACAACGTAAAATTGGTAATTAATCCGTGTCAATTTCTTCACCCCTCTTGTAACCGCGCTGCTCAACATCGAGGGCTCTCGCAGCGTTAAAGTGCCTCTGGGCCAGTTCCCTGTTGCCCCGCTTTTCGAGTAATTCGGCCATCAGGTAATGTGGGATTGGAGATGACGGCATCAACGAGAACATGACCCGGATGATCTGCTCAGCCTTATCAAGATCTCCGGAAAGATTTGAGTGAATGAACCCTTCCGCTTCTCTGAGATATTTTTCAAACGTGTCACGTTTCAGATCCAAAAGTCCCTTTATCTTTTTCCTCAGTTCATCCTGGGTGAACGGCTTGGCGAGAAAATCGATAGGACCGTAACGGCAAACTTCGGCTATGTCTTCCGGGGTCGCGTAAGCTGAGATGATCAGAACCGGAGTGAAAATACCTCTCAGTCGCAGTCGTTTGATGAACTCGATACCGTCCATTCCAGAGAGCTTGATGTCAGCCGTTATCAGGTCAAACCGTTCCTTGTCACATATTTTCAGCGCTTCTTCCGCACTCTCCGCTTCTTTTGGACTGCACTCGAAGAGGTTGGATATCATCTTTATCAAGAGTGTTCTGACATGCCTTTCATCGTCAACGACAAGTACGTCGATCATTTCATCGCCTCCTCACCCATGCTATTATACCACAAGTGTTGAATTGTTACTCACCTGAGCTCACCGGTCTAAGGATTCGAGGGCGAGTGGTATAATTTGGGTAGAGCTCGAGCGTAATACGTCGACTGGAGGGGGGACGGGGGCTGTGCTGTACGTCGATATCCTCGCCGCGATGATAGTTGTTGTACTTATGGTGGCTGTGGTGTACGATTCGATCGTGATGCAGCAACGGGCTCTCGAAGAAGCCATCAGACAAGAAAAAGCCCAGATTATCGGAGAAAACATGTTTTGGCAGACCGTTTTGAACGACCCTTCCTTTCTTCAAAAGTTTCAGTCCACCTTTCAAGTGGACTTCTCAGTGAACATCGATGGCCATACGTACATCGTTACCATCAAGGCCTTGAAGTACACCAGACCCAAATGAAAAAAGGCCCCGGTGTGGAAACCGGGGGTGGGAAGGTGTGGTGGCCGCTGTGAGGTCAAGTCCTCACTATGTGTATTATTCACCATCTTACCATTTATCGAGCTTCAACTTCTTTTGAAGCTTCGGCATCTTTTTGTGCGAGCATGTGTTTTATTCCGAGGAGTCCACGTGTAATATCTTCATTTCTAACAATGACATCGTTCGGTACATCCAGGATACGGGAGGAGAAATTCCAAATCGCCTTTATACCGTAGCCAACCAACATGTCTGCAACCTCTTGAGCCGCGGACTCCGGTACGCAGATCGCCGCAATCCGTACACGGAACCGTCTCATCACCCTCGGAATATCCTTGAGTGGAAGTACCATTAATTCTCCAACCATCGTTCCAATCTTTTGCGGATCGTTGTCAAATATTGCCGCAACTCGTGCGCCGATGTTTTTAAATCCCTTGTAATTTGCCAGCGCCTTGCCAAGATGCCCAGCTCCAATAATTATGATATTCTCCGTTTCCTTCGTTCCGAAAAGTTCGTCAAGTTCGTCGAGTAACTCAGAAATCTTGTAGCCGAGCTTTGGTTTTCCCGTTGAACGCAGATACGAGAAGTCCTTTCGTACCTGTTCCGGGGTGATCCGCAACATTTCTGCGATCTCCTCAGAGAGAACGTACTCACGCTTCTCTTCCAGAGCCAGCTGTGTTAGCAACGCGTGGTACAATTTAAGACGTTCAAACGTTGCTTTTGGAAACTTCAGTATCTCCTTTCTTTCTTCTAAGTTCATCGAGCGCCACCTCTTTTATTTTTTCGATATTTGCTTCGTCTACTATTCTATCATTTACCACGACGTTTGGTGCCTTTCCGCAGTTCTCCACGCAGAAGGTTCCCTTAATTTCAAGATTCTTTGCCCACTCTTCTTTGTTCGTAAGTGAAATCAGTTGTTCTAAAAGTTCGTACGAACCTTTAGAGTAGCATGACGTACCAAGACAAACGCTAACTTTAACTTTCTCCGACTCTTCAGTTGGCAGTGGTAAAATATCGATTTCCGCTTCTTCCACCCTTTTCCTATGTTTGTAGTGGGTGTGCAATGTTTCGTGGCACTCGTGGCTCAGCGGTTGACCGAGGTACTTGTTGTACAGTTCGCGCATGTGGAAGTTTTCGGTTGGTGAAACGAGTACATCGATGCTGAGCGTGTCTCTGAGAATCTTGGCCCTTCTTAACCTTGTTCTGACATCGTTCGGATACGGTTGTCCTCCACCACCGACGCAACCGTAATTACACGCCATGACTTCGACAACGTCCGCGTCGATGACACCATTCTTGATGTCATTGATCAACTTCCTTGCGTTACCCAATCCGAAGACTGCGTAACCTTTCACTACCCGACCGTTGTCAAGCTCGATTTCCGTCAGTTGAACCCCTTCCCTAACAGTCGTGGTCCTCACGTCTTTGACTTTTACCTTCTCTTCAATTACTTTCACAACGCTACCGAGAACCCCGCCGGTCTTTCCGAAGCTCAAACCGGACTGCGATGACAAGCCGTACGGTCTGTCAAATGGGATGGGCTCAACTTTTCTCAAGTCAACACCTGTAGACTTGATCAGCTTTACAAGTTCCCTTGTGGTGAGGACGATGTCGACGTCTCCTTTGAATTCTTCGCGTTCAGCCTCGAACTTTTTAGCTGTACAAGGCACGATCGAAACAAGAACGATGTCCTGAGGATTGACCCCTATCTCGCGTGAGTAATATTTCTTGATGATCGCACCCAGGGCCATCTGCGGTGACTTTACGGTCGAGAGATTCGATAAATACTCAGGATAATATTGTTCTGCGAATTTCACCCACGCCGGACAACATGAAGTGAATTGCGGTAACTTTTCACCTTTTTCGAGTCTTTCGATGAACTCGTGGGCTTCCTCATAGGCAACCAGATCCGCCGAGAAGGCAACGTCGAAAACCTTCTGGAATCCTATCATTTTCAGTACTGACACGATCCTACCGGCCATCGCTATGTCATCTTCCAGACCGAACTCTTCCTGGAGTGAAGCCCTGACGGCTGGTGCGATCATACCTATGACGTACTTACCATCTTCGAGAGCTTTGTAAATCTTGTCCACGTCGTTCCTTATAGCCAGCGCACCGGTTGGACAGTAGGCAACACATTGACCGCAAAACACACATTCCGTATTCTCGAGTTTTTCTTCAAACGAAGGTAGAACCTGAGTTTCGAATCCCCTGTAAGCGAAGTCTATTGCAGCTATTGATTGCATTTCGTCGCACGCGCGGACACAGTCACCGCACAGGATACATTTACCGTTATCCCTTATGATTATTGAACCGGTGTCAACCACTTTTTTCTTCGATATCTTCTCGAATCTGTTCGTATTCAAGCCGAATTCTTGTGCATATTTCTGGAGCTTACATTTCCCGTTCATCTCGCATGTGGTACAGTCGCCATCGTGCGACGCCAACAACAGTTGGAGTATACCCTTGCGCATCTCGTATATCTTCGGTGTGTGCGTCTTAATTACCATACCTTCCCTTGGTGCAAGTGTACAGGAGGTTACGATGTCCTTCCCATCGACCTCGACAAGACACATTCTACAGGCTCCGTAAATTGAAGCTTCTGACAAGTAACACAGGTTTGGTATTTCGATTCCAACCTCTCTGAGTGCTTCCAAAACGTTACGCGCGTCATCGCGAATTTCAACTTCCTGGCCGTTCACGATTATTTTCATCTTGATTACCTCCCCCGAAGCGTTGTGGCCTTACCCAACAAGTTCAATCGCACCGAACTTACACTTACTTACACACAAACCGCACTTGATACACTTTTCCTGGTCAATGACGTACGGTTTACCGCGTTCGCCACTGATCGCTCCGTTCGGACAGCTGCGTGCACAGAGGCTACAACTCTTACATTTCTCAGGAACGATAACGTATTTCTTGAACGCCGTGCACATACCACTCGGACAGCGTCCCTCTATGTGTTCGATGTACTCTTGCCTAAAGTACTTGAGTGTACTGATTATCGGATTCGGTGCCGTTTTACCAAGACCGCATAGCGAAGCCGTCTTGATTATCTCCGAAACGTATTCGAGTGTTTCGAGATCCTCGTACGTGGCCTTGCCTTGTGTGAATTTTTCGAGGATGTTGTAGGCTTGAACTGTTCCTTCCCTACAGGGCACGCACTTTCCACAAGATTCCCTCTTGGTGAAGTCCAGGAAGAACCTGGCCACTTCGACCATACACCTATCCTCGGTTATCGCAACGATACCACCCGAACCAACCATCGCACCTACCGATTTAAGTGAGTCGTAATCGAGGGGTAGATCGAAAAGTTCCTCCGGCAAGCAGGCACCGGATGGTCCTCCGATCTGGATAGCCTTTATGCGCTGACCGTTCGACGTACCACCACAGATATTTTCAAGGATGTATCTTATCGTCGTACCGAATTGAATTTCTATGATACCCGTTAATTTGAGCGGACCGGTAACGGAGAACATCTTCGTGCCCGGTGAGTTCGGTACTCCGCGTTTCCTGTAATTCTCAACACCATCGCGGATGATCTTTGGCACGTTCGCGTAGGTTTCAACGTTGTTGATGAGTGTTGGTTTACCCCACAAACCTGACTGTGCTGGGAACGGTGGCCTCGGTCTTGGCATACCTCTCTTGCCTTCGATCGACGCAAGAAGTGCCGTTTCTTCACCACAGACGAACGCACCGGCTCCTTCTTTAACGTAAACCTCGAACGAGAAGTCCGTTCCGAGGATATTTTCACCTAACAACCCGTAAGCTTTCGCGTCTTCGATCGCTTTATAGAACATCTCCACAGCGATCGGGTATTCCGCTCTGATGTACGCGTAACCCTTTCGCGCACCGACCGCGTACGCGGCTATAATCATACCTTCAAGGACCGAGTGGGGATCCCTCTCAAGCAGTGTTCTGTTCATGAACGCACCGGGGTCACCCTCGTCCGCGTTACAGACTACGTATTTAATATCCCCCTTGCTGTTGTACGCGGCTTCCCACTTCAAACCTGTTGGGAATCCGCCACCCCCACGACCGCGCAAGCCGGAGGCCTTGATCATTTCAATTATCTCTTTCCTGTCCATGCCCGAGAGCACCTTGGCCAGCGACGAATACCCGCCACGTGCCATGTAATCCTCGATACTCTCACACTCACTCGTACCGATGGCTTCCATGATGTAGAACGTTTGATTCTTGAAAAACGTCGCATCCTCGAGCCTAAGAATCTTCTGACCCGTGACCGAGTCGGTAAGAAGTAGCCTTTCCACGGGTTCACCG
This region of Fervidobacterium thailandense genomic DNA includes:
- a CDS encoding NADH-quinone oxidoreductase subunit NuoF, which gives rise to MAVATERRFSSVQELLKYIEELKIKRERKLQKPAVFVCVGTGCTASGSRKVYAKFVEVVKAKGLDVTIEKIDDDDEPVKKTGCCGLCSLGPLVKIMPSGITYSHVRVDDVEEIVEKTLINGEPVERLLLTDSVTGQKILRLEDATFFKNQTFYIMEAIGTSECESIEDYMARGGYSSLAKVLSGMDRKEIIEMIKASGLRGRGGGGFPTGLKWEAAYNSKGDIKYVVCNADEGDPGAFMNRTLLERDPHSVLEGMIIAAYAVGARKGYAYIRAEYPIAVEMFYKAIEDAKAYGLLGENILGTDFSFEVYVKEGAGAFVCGEETALLASIEGKRGMPRPRPPFPAQSGLWGKPTLINNVETYANVPKIIRDGVENYRKRGVPNSPGTKMFSVTGPLKLTGIIEIQFGTTIRYILENICGGTSNGQRIKAIQIGGPSGACLPEELFDLPLDYDSLKSVGAMVGSGGIVAITEDRCMVEVARFFLDFTKRESCGKCVPCREGTVQAYNILEKFTQGKATYEDLETLEYVSEIIKTASLCGLGKTAPNPIISTLKYFRQEYIEHIEGRCPSGMCTAFKKYVIVPEKCKSCSLCARSCPNGAISGERGKPYVIDQEKCIKCGLCVSKCKFGAIELVG